One genomic segment of Plasmodium cynomolgi strain B DNA, chromosome 14, whole genome shotgun sequence includes these proteins:
- a CDS encoding hypothetical protein (putative) translates to MNSRTPCVILYAVSLVVCVVVIFSLNKYERQGVPLHKLSSTSALVKEIYNAKGWEKPKGWEKAKGREEPKGERPNWSNERLSQLSIKLFIVSTSEEGRSDSLGTKMKEYFSSQIEFECKDKPAAQSISDVQELFYVDPLLVSGDEMRSDDNREFANVCLSSSPENGTIHNMLNNRYIICLSENREEKDTNVAFTLKRSNTIHVKFSQQGDNPTTYYQRSIFFSPELDLNFYLASSLYNEGNYKVGKYNTAGRGRNKNGGESKGPQGGESKGPQGGESKDPQGGESKGPQGGESKDPQGDDPNGYASYVNIATWDFYDQVYYPYLRNFTEQLMNVFQINIYTQIIGNIDLFKISEKTKEVGDKRVIILDKVTKLTSIFDDVTFGDIIRRPTYHIPKSINLMAVFPSGEEIFFYNPATGKLETTVSFAEWGVLHINGALQRGEEQQQQKEAEKKTGERKKKKYVSVSEEAPLISGHFISHLRQYLGLGPKFSDYIYTIFDAEKYDIKYVRSESTDEGNSFLYSVRSEDKLQLYFLYEIPVRHGIFPFELLALMREAYVYYVVESLSNLGKFVSISNVSIYFRVPMHAVHVFNDILDKVKCSLELMRGADGCKNSHLGKFVRETFQSYGGGTSGDTHEGDNRRGEAARVEEAARLRETYFRAAIVLAQSAYQDSLQLLSDDTFSIYDILSKDFLLASVLPVLIPYAIPVTFSLFRELFRSIKLAKEKQKVD, encoded by the exons ATGAACTCCAGAACGCCGTGTGTGATACTCTACGCAGTGTCGCTGGTGGTGTGTGTGGTGGTGATTTTTTCCCTGAACAAGTATGAGAGGCAAGGGGTGCCTCTGCACAAGCTGAGCAGTACCTCTGCCCTGGTGAAGGAGATTTACAATGCGAAGGGATGGGAAAAGCCAAAGGGATGGGAGAAGGCAAAGGGACGGGAGGagccaaagggggaaagacCAAACTGGTCCAATGAGAGGTTATCCCAATTGAGCATAAAACTGTTTATTGTGTCGACTagtgaagaaggaaggagCGATTCGTTggggacaaaaatgaaggaatatttttctagCCAAATTGAGTTTGAGTGCAAGGATAAGCCAGCTGCACAGAGCATCTCCGATGTGCAGGAGTTGTTTTATGTGGACCCACTCCTCGTTAGTGGAGACGAAATGAGAAGTGATGACAATCGGGAGTTTGCAAATGTATGCTTGAGTAGCTCCCCAGAAAACGGTACCATCCATAATATGCTGAACAATAGATATATCATATGTTTAAGTGAAAATCGAGAGGAGAAAGACACAAATGTTGCTTTCACGCTGAAAAGGAGCAACACCATTCACGTGAAGTTCAGCCAACAGGGAGATAACCCTACCACTTACTATCAACG atcgattttttttagccCCGAATTGGATTTGAACTTTTATTTGGCTAGCAGTTTGTACAACGAGGGGAATTACAAAGTAGGGAAGTACAACACGGctgggagggggagaaacaaaaatggtggCGAGTCGAAGGGTCCACAGGGTGGCGAGTCGAAGGGTCCACAGGGTGGCGAGTCGAAGGACCCACAGGGTGGCGAGTCGAAGGGTCCACAGGGTGGCGAGTCGAAGGACCCACAGGGTGACGACCCAAACGGATATGCTTCCTACGTGAATATCGCCACTTGGGATTTTTACGACCAGGTGTACTACCCCTACTTGAGAAACTTCACCGAGCAACTTATGAACGTTTTTCAAATAAACATCTACACGCAAATTATTGGGAATATcgatttatttaaaatttcggAGAAGACAAAGGAGGTGGGAGACAAGCGAGTGATCATCCTCGACAAGGTAACCAAATTGACAAGCATTTTTGACGATGTTACTTTTGGTGACATTATCAGAAGGCCAACATATCACATTCCGAAAAGCATTAACTTGATGGCTGTCTTCCCCAGTGGTGAGgaaatctttttttacaacccCGCCACGGGGAAGCTCGAAACGACTGTTTCCTTTGCAGAGTGGGGCGTCCTGCACATAAACGGGGCACTCCAgcggggggaggagcagcagcagcagaagGAGGCGGAGAAGAAAACGGgcgagagaaaaaaaaaaaagtatgtcAGTGTGTCAGAGGAGGCTCCCCTGATTAGCGGCCACTTCATTTCCCATTTGAGACAATATTTGGGACTGGGACCCAAATTTTCTGATTACATTTATACCATTTTCGATGCAGAAAAGtatgatataaaatatgtgcgaAGTGAGTCCACCGATGAGGGGAActcttttttgtattccGTCAGGAGTGAGGATAAACTACAGCTTTACTTTTTGTACGAAATCCCTGTGAGACATggtattttcccctttgagCTTTTGGCCCTCATGCGAGAAGCTTACGTCTACTACGTGGTGGAATCGCTGAGCAATCTGGGCAAGTTCGTATCGATATCGAATGTGAGCATTTATTTTAGAGTCCCCATGCACGCTGTGCACGTTTTTAATGACATCCTGGATAAGGTTAAATGCAGCTTGGAGCTGATGCGCGGGGCGGATGGCTGCAAAAACTCTCACTTGGGGAAATTCGTTCGGGAGACCTTTCAGTCGTACGGTGGTGGCACCAGTGGAGATACCCACGAGGGGGATAACCGGCGCGGGGAGGCTGCACGGGTTGAGGAGGCGGCGCGGCTAAGGGAAACATACTTCAGGGCGGCGATCGTTCTGGCGCAGAGCGCTTACCAGGATTCCTTGCAA CTCCTGAGCGACGACACGTTCTCCATTTACGACATCCTTTCGAAGGACTTCCTGCTGGCCTCCGTGCTCCCCGTGCTCATTCCGTACGCAATTCCGGTCACGTTTTCTCTGTTCAG GGAACTATTCAGAAGCATTAAATTAgcgaaggagaagcagaaggtgGACTGA